GAAGCTAAATATCGATCCGAAACATAATCTTTTATCCCAATTCCTGCCCACGAATGTATCGTTTGACCATTCATATGCGTAGCTGCAATTCCTGTAGAAGCCGTTATAGCAACTGGAACACCATGTTGTTTAAGATAAGTAATATATTGATTTAACACATAAGTTTTTCCGGCACCTGCAGAACCTGTTAAAAATACATTTCGACCAGATTTTAGAATTGCCAAAGCCTTTGATTGTTGCATAACTTATGAGTGAATTTGGAGTTTTTTGAATGAAATACAAAGATAGGAATCTTATAAAGAATATGTTTAATTTTGCCTTATATTTATATTCTAATAACTTTTACACTATAAACCTAATTAATGAAATACTTTTATACTATTTTTTTCTTGTTGTTAATATCTTTATCTTTTCAAATAAAAGCCCAATGCTTTGAGTGTATAAAAACATATGGAGGTTTTGGAGATGACTATATAAAAGCTTTAGAAGTAACTAATAATGGTTTTGCTTCGATAACTACAGATAATTATAGCTCTCTCAAATATTATGATAATAATTGTAATTTAATTTGGGAAAAAATGTATAATGCTACATTTCCATATACAGAACTTCATCCTAGAACTATTAGAGCGGATAAAAATAATAATTTATATGTTTTTGAATACAATTTTGTCCATGCCTATGAAGGTAAAAATATAACAAAATTTGATCAAACAGGAAAACAGTTATGGGAAATTATTTTTGCTAACAGAAATGGTTCTGACCATCCTTTATCAGGATTTTGGAATGCATATTTAGTAGATTATGAAGTTCTTAACAATAAACTTTATATTATTGGCTATTTCACTAATGTATTAATTTTCAACGACAATATTATTTATGACTTTAGAAATACAGACAATCATACAAATAGAAACTTCTTTATAAGCGAATTTGATTTAGATGGTAACTATCAAAACACTAAAATTATATCTAGAGGAAATGGTGGTGTAACTTATAATGATGCTGTAATAGATAATGATGAGAATTTGTATTTATTAAGAAATAATAATTCAAATATTGTTATTGAAAAGTATAATAAACAACTAGATTTAATCTACTCAAAAAAAATTAGTGAAGCAGACCGTGAAAATAATATAGAAATTTTCTCACCTGACAGAATGTTTTATTCAACTAAGTTTAATAAAATAATCATTTTTGCACAGAATACTCGTAATACTAACATTGGAAATGAAACTATCATATACAATGATAGTAATTATTCTAATCGAAATGTTTTAATAGGGATTAATCCTAACAATGGAGAAGTTATTAACTACAAAAAAATAGACTTCATTCCAAACGGAACGAGATATTATGGAAATCAAGATTTGAATCCTATGAATTATTATTTTGATTATACCGAAAAAGATGATCACTCATACATAATTACAAATTTTAATAAAGAAATAAATATTAATGGTAATGTTATAAAACCTAAAATATCTAAAGAATACGAATACACAACTTCTGAAGATCAAATTAATTATGATACAAATATCATTTCATTTAAAATTAACCCTGAAAATTTTGACTTAACACCTTTATTATATACTAATAAAGGTTCTCAAGAAATTCATTTGAGTCGAGAATATGGAAAATTTATTAGAGTTATTGATAAAGATAATATTTTAATTAGTGGGGAGTTTCAATCATTAAATTTTCAAGTTAATGGAATTCATATCCCTAATAAAAGTGGTAATCTAAATCGAGATTATTTCATTTACAAATATAATCTGAACAACAAACCAAATAATATTTCTATAAACATTGACAATTCTTGCTTTGGAGAAGAAACTAAATTTACAATAGAAGGTGATTTTGAATCTGTTAAATGGGATTTTGGAGATGGTAATTCTTCTACTGATAAAAATCCAGTACATACATATACTAAACTAGGAAAATACATAGTTAAGACAACCGTAACATGTAAGGGAGAAACTAGAGAATTTACAAATGAGGTTAACATTCAATCCCCTCTAAAACTTGAAGTATTACATGATATTATTGTTTGTGAAAATAATGCTGGAGAAGGTATAGGAACTTTTGATACAAGTGATATACCTAAACTTTTAACAAATAATCAAACTAATTATACTTTAATATATTATGATACAAATGGTAATGAGATAAATAATTTTATTTCTAAAACATATCAGAATAAAAATCCATTTCAAGAAAAAATAATTGTGAAAGGATATTTTAATGAGAATATCAATTGCGTTAGCGAAACGAGTTTTTTATTAAAAACTTCTTCAAAAAGTGATTTACCAATATTAAAACAAGATTTAAACTTTTGTATCAACGAAAATAAAACATTCAACGATATTTCAATAGATGGAGATAATCTTAAATTTTATAATTCAAGTAAAGAAAATATTAATCCTAATGATAAAATAACAACAGGTATATATTATGTAACCCAAACGGAAACTTCTAAATGCGAAAGTAATAAATTAGAATTAAATATTAATATTCAAGATACAAAAGCACCAATTGCTGAAAATATTCAATCTTTTTGTGTTGTAACTTTACCAACATTAAATTCAATTCAAATTGAGGGAGAAAATATTAATTGGTATGATTCTGAAACCTCAACTTCAAAGCTTGATAACACAACTTTTTTAGAAGATAATAAGACATATTATGCTTCTCAAACAATCAATAATTGTGAAAGTGTTTTAAGGACTCCTGTTAAAATTCAACTTAACACCTACACTCTACTTACTTCTAATCCTTTTCAAATTTGTAAAGAGGATAATTCTTTTGCTGGATATAGTTTATCAACTAAATCTGGAGAAATAGCCCAATTATTAGGAAATATTAACCCTAACTCTGTTCTTTATTACGAAACTTTACAAGATGCTCAGAATAATGTTAATATTTTAAGTTCAACATACATTAATCGTACAAATAAAATTGAAATTTATGCAACTTCTATTTCTACGAATGCATGTAAAACATTTGTAAAAATACCTTTAGAAGAAAGTATTTATCCAACATTAGATATTCTTGATAACTATTTCAAATGTAAAAATGAAACCTATACAATTACGTTAAATGAAACCTACGACGAAATAATT
This portion of the Empedobacter stercoris genome encodes:
- a CDS encoding T9SS type B sorting domain-containing protein yields the protein MKYFYTIFFLLLISLSFQIKAQCFECIKTYGGFGDDYIKALEVTNNGFASITTDNYSSLKYYDNNCNLIWEKMYNATFPYTELHPRTIRADKNNNLYVFEYNFVHAYEGKNITKFDQTGKQLWEIIFANRNGSDHPLSGFWNAYLVDYEVLNNKLYIIGYFTNVLIFNDNIIYDFRNTDNHTNRNFFISEFDLDGNYQNTKIISRGNGGVTYNDAVIDNDENLYLLRNNNSNIVIEKYNKQLDLIYSKKISEADRENNIEIFSPDRMFYSTKFNKIIIFAQNTRNTNIGNETIIYNDSNYSNRNVLIGINPNNGEVINYKKIDFIPNGTRYYGNQDLNPMNYYFDYTEKDDHSYIITNFNKEININGNVIKPKISKEYEYTTSEDQINYDTNIISFKINPENFDLTPLLYTNKGSQEIHLSREYGKFIRVIDKDNILISGEFQSLNFQVNGIHIPNKSGNLNRDYFIYKYNLNNKPNNISINIDNSCFGEETKFTIEGDFESVKWDFGDGNSSTDKNPVHTYTKLGKYIVKTTVTCKGETREFTNEVNIQSPLKLEVLHDIIVCENNAGEGIGTFDTSDIPKLLTNNQTNYTLIYYDTNGNEINNFISKTYQNKNPFQEKIIVKGYFNENINCVSETSFLLKTSSKSDLPILKQDLNFCINENKTFNDISIDGDNLKFYNSSKENINPNDKITTGIYYVTQTETSKCESNKLELNINIQDTKAPIAENIQSFCVVTLPTLNSIQIEGENINWYDSETSTSKLDNTTFLEDNKTYYASQTINNCESVLRTPVKIQLNTYTLLTSNPFQICKEDNSFAGYSLSTKSGEIAQLLGNINPNSVLYYETLQDAQNNVNILSSTYINRTNKIEIYATSISTNACKTFVKIPLEESIYPTLDILDNYFKCKNETYTITLNETYDEIIWSDGQIGQSASFTNPGKYKVTVTNGYCSVTKEFEIINYDNRNIEYKYDGKQVHFTILNDLYTQIGLDGINYSPSTSFTLEQGEHTFYFKSSNDCIEIRKIYLYKDLPSILTPNGDGKNDIWDLSYINDLINVKIFNRFGRTIFEATKDNQPIKWDGKYQLRNLPTDTYWYIIDLENGKKIQGSILIKNK